TTGCGTCCTCCTGGTTTTGCCTCTGGAATCAGCTCACTGAGAAATTCATATTGGTCACGGGTCAGATTGCTGGGGTATGCTTTACTCATGTCGCTCTCTCGGTGCTGTTTACTATTCATTTACAGCTTATACTGAGAGAGCTTTTTTACTACTTTCCCGACTTTTCAAACATCCTCTTAGATGATAGTCCTGCTCTTAAGGCTGGTTTAAAAGTAGGAGATGAAATTATTAGTGTTGATGGGAAAGAATATCAGCCTATCAGCTCTTTTGCTGGCAAAGCAGAACAAAAAGTGAGAATATTGATCCAGCGATCGCCACAATTAAGCAGTCGACAAGAAGTCGTTGTAGTGCCTAAAATATATAATGCTGGCACAATGTTTTTAGAAGCTCAAACCGCCAGTATTCAAGTAATCGAACAAGCAAATCGGAAAATTGGCTATGTTCATATCTGGTCAAATGCAGCCGATCAATATCAGCAAACACTCCAGGATGAACTTATATATGGTCGTCTAAAAAACGCAGACGGCTTAATTTTGGATTTGAGAGATGGATGGGGAGGTGGCGATATCAGTTACCTCAACATCTTTACGGCAGAAAAAACTCCCAGCTTAACCAGCGTTCAACGCAACGGCCGCCGCTATACTTATCATTACCAATGGAAAAAACCTGTAGTGATGCTAGTAAATGAAGGAAGCCGCAGTAGTAAAGAAATTCTTGCCTTTAACTTCCAACAAAATCAGATTGGCCCAGTCATTGGTACTAAAACAACAGGAGCAGTAGTTGGTGGTCGTCCCTATATTATGCAGGATGGCAGCTTGCTTTACTTAGCAGTTGCAGATGTCTTCCTCAATGGTGATCAGAGATTAGAAGGTAAGGGAGTTACCCCAGACATTGACGTTCCTTTTGCCCTAGAATACGCACAAGGAGCAGACCCACAAAAGCAGAAAGCAATAGAAACTGTATTAAAAGCATTGTGATTGTAAACGCTTAGTAATCTTGTTGAAATATTCAAAACCCAGTGTAAACTTATACGCAACAGAATAAACCTTTTAAATAAACATAGCGCCTTATGTCAATTATTGCGCTGAGAGCATGGTATCTTCAGGATTATGAGCCGATTTCTGAACTCGAAAAACGTCCGCCAGATATTCGCCTTAGTAAAAAAAGCTTACTGAGAGCAGCATTGCGTGCGGACTTTTTAGAAGACAGTGATGAAGTGAAACGTTCAATTTGGTTTGGGCGTTATCTAGAGGGAGAGAACGTGGAATTTTACATTGAAGGTAGTGGTGGTTATTGTGTAGCTAACATCGACCTAATCAGTCATGAAATTTACTTCACCAAGCAAACAGTTTTAGCTCAGTTAGATCCGACAATTTTCTTATCCTATCAAACCGAGTATGCCGAAGCTACTGAAGTTCTCAGGGAAGGACTGCAAAAAAGCTTAGAAACATTGAACTTGCGATCGCGCCTTCCACTGACACTAGTAGAATCATCCCGTCCTAAAGACGCACCCCAACGTCTAAATCGTACTATCCTCAGAAAACTACGCAAAAGCTTGTTGTTTATTGCGGATACTACACCCATCGCTAGTGTTGATGCTAAGGACGCACAACAATTAATTCCTAGTCCCAATGTATGTATAGAAATTGGCTACGCCATTCAAAGCAAGCGAACAGAACAAATCCTATTAGTACATCAACAACGGCCAGAGTATGACGGAAGATTCCCTTTCGACTTACCCACACAACAAATATTGCCCTTTCGAGACAGCAAAGAACTAAATAAAATTCTCACAGGAGCAATCAAAACCCAACTAACAAGATTTAAATTGTTTTCTTAAAAAAAGCAGGTGACAGTTGACAGGTTAAAAACCCTACCAAATAACACCAATTCTCAAAATTCGTCAGCAGATACAAATCATAAAATTCAGCCCAAGTCTGGATTTCTCAATTGTGAATTTTGAATTTTGAATTGTTACTACTGCATCCTGTCTATAGTACGGTACTGAATAGCCTCTGCCACATGATTAGGTTTTAACTCATCTTCCCCTGCTAAATCTGCAATAGTCCGAGCTACCTTCAGAATGCGATCGCTTGCTCTTGCAGATAAGCCCAACTTTCTAATTGCCGTTTCTAACAAGTTGCGCCCACTATCATCCAGGTTGCACCATTTCTGCATATGCCGACTTTGCATTTGGGCATTACAACGCAGATTTGATTCTTCTTGAAAACGGTTAATAGCGCGATCGCGTGCTTGTTGTACCCTCTCACGCACGGCCGCAGAAGTTTCTCCTGTCGGCTGTTGGGTTATTTCTTCTGGTTTCAGGCGATTAACTGCAACTTGCAAATCAATCCGATCCATCAACGGCCCGGAAAGCTTTCCCCAATACTGTTCTCGTTGTCTTGGCGAACATGTACACTGCTGGATGGTATCACCGTAGTAACCACAAGGACAGGGGTTAGTACTTGCTACTAAGGTAAACTGTGCAGGGAACATTACAGATTGTCTGGTGCGGGAAATAGTCACATAGCCATCTTCCAAAGGCTGGCGCAAAAATTCTAAAACATCACGTTTAAATTCTGTTAATTCATCGAGGAAAAGTACCCCTCGGTGTGATAAGGAAATTTCCCCAGGACGAGGAAAACTACCACCACCCACAAGAGAAGGCCCGGATGCTGAATGGTGAGGACTGCGAAAAGGGCGATCGCGCACTAAGCAACCACGGTTTTTTAATAAACCAGCCACTGAGTGAATCCGAGTTACTTCCAAAGCTTCAGTAAAACTCAGAGGTGGTAAGATACTAGGCAAACGTCGTGCCAGCATCGTTTTCCCACTTCCTGGAGGCCCGACAAAAATCAAATTATGTCCGCCTGCCGCAGCAATTTCTAAAGCGCGACGAGCATGAGCTTGTCCTTTTACGTCCTTTAAATCGGCGATCGCGTAAGATACTGATGTGATATCTTTTGATTCATCCAACTCTAAAGGTTTGTGCCGACCAGGATTATTTAATAAATCTACCACCTCCGACACATTCTTACAACCATACACAGCCAAACCCTGCACCACTGAAGCCTCTTGAGCATTATCCACAGGCACAACCAAACCAGCAATGCCCATTTTTTTGGCAGTAGCAGCAATAGGTAAAACCCCAGCAATAGGGCGTAAACTACCATCCAGAGAAACTTCACCCAAAAACAGATAATCACCCAACAAATCCGCCTTAACTTGCTCAGAAGCCGCTAAAATTCCCACACTAATAGGTAAATCGAAACAGGGGCCTTCCTTGCGTAAATCCGCCGGAGTCAGGTTAATCACAATTTTTCTCATCGGAAAAGCAAAACCTGCATTTTTGAGCGTTGCTTTCACCCTCTCTTTCGACTCCTGAACTGCTGAATCTGGTAGTCCCAAAACCACAATTCCCGGCAAACCCCCTGAAATATCGACTTCTACGCCCACTTTAACGGCATCGATGCCGACAATTGATGCACTCCAGACTCTAGCAAGCATTGGCTAAATATTTCTTATATAAACAGTAACCCTTTAGAATCTCTAGCAGATGAGTTGTAATAACCGCATGAGTGAAACCACAGAGACAATTTTCAGCAAAATCATTCGTCGAGAAATTCCCGCTAACATCGTTTATGAAGATGATTTAGCTTTAGCCTTCAAAGATGTTAATCCTCAAGCCCCAGTACACATTCTTGTAATTCCCAAGAAACCCATAGCCAAACTGTCTGATACTGAATCTGGGGATCATGCCCTTTTGGGACATCTTTTGCTAACTGTCAAGCGCGTTGCCGAACAAGCAGGACTCGAAAATGGCTATCGAGTTGTCATCAATAACGGTAATGATGGAGGACAAACAGTCTATCATCTACACATACATATTCTAGGTGGGCGGCCAATGGCATGGCCACCTGGTTGATATAACCAAATTGATCGCGTCACTAGACGCGATTAATAAGTAAAAATAATAACTTTTATAAAAATTACTTAATTAAAGTAGATTTACAAAACTCACACTTAACTCTAATGTAATAAGATGGGTAAGCATAGGTACTTACCTTAATACTAAAAATCCAAAGCAATCATAAAAAGATGACCACAGCCTTACAACAGCGCAGTAGCGCCAACGTATGGGAACGGTTCTGCAACTGGATCACCAGCACCGAAAACCGCATTTATGTAGGTTGGTTTGGTGTATTGATGATTCCTACATTGCTAGCCGCAACCACCTGCTTCATCATAGCCTTTGTCGCCGCACCCCCCGTAGACATTGATGGTATCCGTGAACCCGTAGCAGGTTCCTTGATCTACGGAAACAACATCATCTCAGGTGCAGTTGTACCCTCCTCCAACGCCATTGGTTTACACTTCTACCCAATTTGGGAAGCAGCATCCCTAGATGAGTGGTTGTACAACGGTGGCCCTTACCAATTGGTAGTATTC
Above is a genomic segment from Nostoc sp. MS1 containing:
- a CDS encoding YifB family Mg chelatase-like AAA ATPase produces the protein MLARVWSASIVGIDAVKVGVEVDISGGLPGIVVLGLPDSAVQESKERVKATLKNAGFAFPMRKIVINLTPADLRKEGPCFDLPISVGILAASEQVKADLLGDYLFLGEVSLDGSLRPIAGVLPIAATAKKMGIAGLVVPVDNAQEASVVQGLAVYGCKNVSEVVDLLNNPGRHKPLELDESKDITSVSYAIADLKDVKGQAHARRALEIAAAGGHNLIFVGPPGSGKTMLARRLPSILPPLSFTEALEVTRIHSVAGLLKNRGCLVRDRPFRSPHHSASGPSLVGGGSFPRPGEISLSHRGVLFLDELTEFKRDVLEFLRQPLEDGYVTISRTRQSVMFPAQFTLVASTNPCPCGYYGDTIQQCTCSPRQREQYWGKLSGPLMDRIDLQVAVNRLKPEEITQQPTGETSAAVRERVQQARDRAINRFQEESNLRCNAQMQSRHMQKWCNLDDSGRNLLETAIRKLGLSARASDRILKVARTIADLAGEDELKPNHVAEAIQYRTIDRMQ
- a CDS encoding histidine triad nucleotide-binding protein → MSETTETIFSKIIRREIPANIVYEDDLALAFKDVNPQAPVHILVIPKKPIAKLSDTESGDHALLGHLLLTVKRVAEQAGLENGYRVVINNGNDGGQTVYHLHIHILGGRPMAWPPG